Proteins encoded together in one Prunus dulcis chromosome 3, ALMONDv2, whole genome shotgun sequence window:
- the LOC117621081 gene encoding uncharacterized protein DDB_G0271670-like — MDDVQKNDDSKHVKVHFESDMVNYRRNSSFPSSSSSSSSSTSSSPRSSLESDVTDKADVNGSFETTQQRQESQGPPPLPEASSSQTLAWSLQSGSSGQSSQLQTMGRPAGYDPSRIPTSIFASKPSTGMDWSVASNESLFSLHVGNNSFSREQFSMLYKSGELTYPDELFYIPTPLPTVTEAETVEMKIHNVEKETVENKDPNVEKKSVENMSANVDKEKVESTSVKVEMDLVETEEAADESEKTDLSDIPSDHGGNKAPLIVEIRGSATSYRSDDSNHSTKSFQFPLLAGHEAGRHSPAQMTSVKQQPEQHTQQEMHKQEDEPETPDTPETPVKATAPSSSWFSWFYCCMVCR; from the exons ATGGATGATGTGCAGAAGAATGATGACAGTAAGCATGTAAAGGTGCACTTCGAATCTGATATGGTTAATTACCGCCGAAATTCAAGCTtcccatcatcttcttcatcatcatcatcttcaactTCATCATCACCACGTTCATCACTGGAATCAGATGTTACTGACAAAGCAGATGTCAATGGCTCTTTTGAAACTACACAACAGCGCCAGGAGTCTCAGGGGCCTCCGCCATTACCAGaggcttcttcttctcagaCTCTTGCTTGGAGCCTGCAAAGTGGATCATCAGGACAATCCTCTCAACTTCAGACGATGGGGCGGCCTGCAGGATATGATCCAAGTCGAATCCCAACGTCTATTTTTGCCAGTAAACCTTCAACAGGCATGGATTGGAGTGTTGCTTCAAATGAATCATTGTTTAGCCTTCATGTGGGGAACAACAGTTTCTCAAGAGAGCAATTTTCTATGCTGTATAAATCTGGAGAACTGACCTACCCTGATGAGTTGTTTTACATTCCAACTCCACTTCCCACAGTTACCGAAGCAGAAACTGTTGAAATGAAGATTCACAATGTGGAGAAAGAGACAGTTGAAAATAAAGATCCAAACGTGGAGAAGAAGAGTGTTGAAAATATGAGTGCAAATGTGGATAAGGAGAAGGTTGAAAGCACGAGTGTAAAGGTGGAAATGGACTTGGTAGAAACAGAAGAAGCTGCAGATGAATCTGAAAAGACAGATTTAAGTGATATTCCCAGTGATCATGGTGGAAATAAGGCGCCTCTTATTGTGGAAATCAGGGGTTCTGCTACCTCTTACCGTTCTGATGACAGCAATCACAGCACCAAGTCATTCCAATTTCCACT GTTGGCAGGTCATGAGGCTGGAAGACATAGCCCTGCACAGATGACGTCAGTAAAGCAGCAGCCAGAGCAGCACACACAGCAGGAGATGCATAAGCAGGAGGACGAGCCTGAAACGCCTGATACACCTGAAACACCCGTAAAGGCTACAGCTCCATCATCCAGTTGGTTTTCTTGGTTTTACTGTTGCATGGTCTGTCGTTGA
- the LOC117621983 gene encoding protein CHLORORESPIRATORY REDUCTION 7, chloroplastic, protein MLKFGGKIAPMEGALKKQLFHFHGGVVSFNCKQATKHHIRTPSIHLMSSTGITENMSSSVHLKLFKTRSEQRDAVKVCAVRRRRIYHNSETYVLLEPGEDEKFVSEEELRAKLKGRLENWPAKNLPPDLARFESIDDAVSYLVRSVCELEIHGDVGSVQWYEVRLE, encoded by the exons ATGCTGAAATTTGGAGGCAAAATTGCTCCAATGGAAGGAGCTTTGAAGAAACAGTTATTCCATTTCCATGGTGGAGTTGTGTCCTTTAACT GCAAACAAGCAACAAAGCACCATATTCGAACTCCATCGATTCACCTGATGTCGTCGACCGGCATAACTGAGAACATGAGTTCTTCAGTCCATCTGAAACTGTTTAAAACAAGAAGTGAACAAAGAGATGCTGTCAAG GTTTGTGCAGTGAGGAGGAGAAGGATATATCACAATAGTGAAACTTATGTATTGCTGGAACCAGGAGAGGATGAGAAGTTTGTTTCAGAGGAAGAGTTGAGGGCTAAGTTAAAAGGTCGGCTGGAAAACTGGCCAGCCAAGAACCTTCCCCCTGATCTTGCAAGATTTGAAAGCATTGATGATGCTGTTTCCTATCTAGTGAGGTCTGTTTGTGAACTTGAAATCCATGGAGATGTTGGCTCAGTCCAATGGTACGAAGTTCGATTGGAGTGA
- the LOC117621082 gene encoding uncharacterized protein LOC117621082 encodes MENVPELPPKSPIQSSEMMNFSECITPPPPPLQHKDENSQNSGNDLRKPTTPDRLKVPKAFKYPERYTSPTDLMMSPVTKGLLARNRKGGALLPPSKNLHKPQDSGFAAVGCGPASELNFGSNK; translated from the exons ATGGAGAACGTGCCAGAACTGCCTCCTAAAAGCCCAATTCAATCATCAGAGATGATGAACTTCTCCGAGTGCataacaccaccaccacctccactccAACACAAGGATGAAAATTCTCAAAACTCCGGCAACGATTTACGCAAACCCACCACCCCAGATCGCCTTAAAGTCCCCAAGGCATTCAAGTACCCAGAAAG GTACACAAGCCCAACTGATCTGATGATGTCCCCTGTAACAAAAGGCCTTCTTGCCAGAAACAGAAAGGGTGGTGCCCTCTTGCCACCTAGCAAAAATCTACACAAGCCCCAAG ATTCAGGATTTGCAGCTGTGGGATGTGGTCCTGCTTCAGAATTGAATTTTGGGTCCAATAAATGA
- the LOC117621080 gene encoding serine carboxypeptidase-like 25 yields the protein MVMAKTQILIIFVLLLIGLFTGSHGIVVANEEEEADRIVGLPGQPKVSFQQFSGYVTVNHHVGRALFYWLTEAAHDPLSQPLVVWLNGGPGCSSVAYGASEEIGPFRINKSASGLYLNKFSWNSLANLLFLETPAGVGFSYSNRSSDLFDTGDGRTARDSLQFLIRWLDRFPRYKGREVYLTGESYAGHYVPQLAKAILTYNSQSKHPINLKGIMVGNAVTDNYYDNLGTVTYWWSHAMISDRTYRQLINTCDFRRQKNSDECESLYSYAMDKEFGNIDQYNIYAPPCNNSDGSTSTRQSSMRLPHRPMFRQLSGYDPCTEKYAEVYYNRPDVQKALHANITRIPYKWTACSEVLNRNWNDTDVSILPIYRDMIAAGLRIWIFSGDVDSVVPVTATRYSLAQLKLATKIPWYPWYTKKQVGGWTEVYEGLTFATVRGAGHEVPLFKPREALQLFKSFIQGKPLPKFS from the exons ATGGTCATGGCCAAAACACAGATCCTAAtaatctttgttttgcttCTTATTGGGCTGTTTACTGGAAGCCATGGAATTGTAGTAgcaaatgaagaagaagaagctgataGGATTGTGGGCCTCCCTGGACAACCCAAGGTCTCTTTTCAGCAGTTTTCTGGATATGTCACTGTAAATCACCATGTTGGCAGAGCCCTCTTTTACTGGCTCACTGAGGCTGCTCATGATCCCTTGTCACAACCTCTTGTTGTTTGGCTCAATGGAG GCCCTGGTTGCTCTTCTGTGGCATATGGTGCATCGGAAGAGATAGGACCCTTTAGAATAAACAAGAGTGCTTCGGGGCTGTACTTGAACAAGTTCTCATGGAACTCTCTGGCCAATCTCTTGTTCTTGGAAACCCCGGCTGGCGTCGGCTTCTCCTACAGCAACCGCTCCTCCGACCTCTTTGACACCGGGGACGGCCGCACCG CAAGGGACTCATTGCAATTCTTGATCCGATGGTTGGATCGATTCCCACGATACAAGGGCCGAGAAGTATATCTTACAGGCGAGAGCTATGCTGGCCATTATGTCCCTCAGCTTGCCAAAGCAATTTTGACCTACAATTCACAATCCAAGCACCCAATCAATCTTAAAGGAATAATG GTGGGTAATGCAGTGACAGATAACTACTATGATAACCTAGGGACGGTGACATATTGGTGGAGCCATGCCATGATCTCTGATAGAACCTACCGGCAGCTGATCAACACGTGCGATTTTCGCAGGCAGAAGAACTCCGATGAATGCGAATCGTTGTATAGCTACGCCATGGATAAGGAGTTTGGAAACATAGACCAGTACAACATTTACGCACCCCCTTGCAACAACTCTGATGGAAGCACTTCTACAAGGCAGAGTAGCATGCGTCTGCCTCATCGACCG ATGTTCCGGCAACTATCTGGCTATGATCCTTGTACGGAGAAATATGCTGAAGTTTATTACAACAGGCCAGATGTGCAGAAAGCTCTCCATGCCAACATAACCAGAATTCCTTATAAGTGGACTGCTTGCAG TGAGGTTTTGAATCGAAATTGGAACGACACAGATGTATCGATTCTTCCTATTTACAGGGACATGATAGCTGCTGGTTTGAGGATTTGGATTTTCAG TGGAGATGTGGATTCAGTGGTGCCAGTTACAGCCACTAGGTACTCCCTTGCACAACTCAAATTAGCAACTAAAATTCCATGGTACCCCTGGTATACTAAAAAGCAG GTGGGAGGGTGGACAGAGGTGTATGAAGGGCTGACATTTGCAACAGTGAGAGGAGCAGGTCATGAAGTCCCACTTTTCAAGCCAAGAGAAGCTCTTCAGCTGTTCAAATCATTCATTCAAGGGAAGCCCCTTCCAAAGTTCTCATGA
- the LOC117622516 gene encoding exocyst complex component EXO70E2, translated as MSMGDCKSMRPVMEGEDDLIAAARNIARALGSKKNLTDGEREILANLGTQLSTMISLSEKKGEKSGDIEDRLNSIQERVMSWEADQSMIWNSGPNESLEYVKAVEEARRFVERLEGLRLNKDDQEYEVLQKAYDVLQTAMARLEDEFKYMLVQNRQPFEPEHMSFRSSEEDIVDGSSIISFGDDSFEDSLQRDSVSRASEEVIIDLVHPDVVPELRGIANLMSNCKYDQECIQAYTSIRRDALDECLSILEVQRLSIEDVLKMEWGCLNSKIRRWVWVMKIFVRVYLPSERWLSDQIFGELGTVYLDCFVEASKPSMLQLMNFGEAMSIGPHQPEKLFRILDMYEVLVDLLPDIDGLYMDEAGSTVRIECHEVLMRLGDSVKATFSEFENAIASNASTNPVAGGGIHPLTRYVMNYLRTLTDYGETLNVLLDDCDEGDSISLSPDMSPTTEEENKSTDTSGRISPMLRHYRSLVSTLECNLDDKSKLYKDASLQHIFLMNNLHYMAQKVKGDELRLLFGDGWIRKCNGKFQQHAMNYQRASWSSILSLLKEEGIQNPGSNSISKTLLKERLRSFYLAFEEIYKSQTTWLIPDPQLREDVQISTSLNVVQAYRTFVGRHSNDISDKLIKYSADDLQNYLLDLFEGSSKSLQNSSRR; from the coding sequence ATGTCTATGGGGGATTGCAAGTCTATGCGTCCGGTCATGGAAGGAGAAGACGACTTAATTGCTGCAGCGAGAAACATAGCGAGGGCATTGGGATCAAAGAAGAACCTTACAGATGGTGAAAGGGAAATTTTGGCAAATCTTGGCACCCAATTGTCCACCATGATCTCACTCAGTGAGAAAAAGGGTGAGAAAAGTGGTGATATTGAAGATCGTCTTAATTCTATCCAGGAGAGGGTCATGAGTTGGGAGGCAGATCAGTCTATGATATGGAATTCAGGCCCAAATGAGTCTCTGGAGTATGTCAAAGCTGTGGAGGAGGCTCGAAGGTTTGTCGAAAGGTTAGAGGGTTTGCGTTTGAATAAAGATGATCAAGAGTATGAGGTGCTACAGAAAGCTTATGATGTTCTTCAAACAGCTATGGCTAGGCTGGAGGATGAGTTCAAATACATGCTTGTTCAGAACAGGCAACCCTTTGAACCTGAGCACATGTCTTTCCGTTCAAGTGAAGAGGATATTGTGGATGGCAGCTCGATAATCTCTTTTGGGGATGATTCATTTGAGGACTCACTTCAAAGAGATAGTGTTAGCAGAGCATCTGAGGAAGTCATCATTGATTTGGTTCATCCAGATGTAGTTCCTGAGCTCAGAGGCATAGCAAATTTGATGTCCAATTGCAAATATGATCAGGAATGTATCCAAGCTTATACTAGCATCCGAAGGGATGCCTTGGATGAGTGCCTCTCCATTCTTGAAGTCCAGAGACTGAGCATTGAGGACGTGCTGAAGATGGAGTGGGGTTGCTTGAATTCCAAAATCAGAAGATGGGTCTGGGTTATGAAGATCTTTGTGCGGGTTTATCTTCCTAGCGAGAGATGGCTTAGTGATCAGATTTTTGGGGAGCTTGGAACAGTTTATTTAGATTGTTTTGTTGAGGCATCAAAGCCTTCAATGCTGCAACTTATGAATTTTGGTGAAGCCATGTCTATTGGTCCCCACCAACCAGAAAAGTTGTTCCGCATTCTTGACATGTATGAGGTGCTAGTGGATCTTCTTCCTGATATAGATGGTTTATACATGGATGAGGCTGGTTCTACTGTAAGAATTGAGTGTCATGAGGTTCTGATGAGATTGGGTGATTCCGTGAAGGCAACATTTAGTGAATTCGAGAATGCCATTGCATCAAACGCCTCGACTAACCCTGTTGCTGGAGGAGGAATACACCCTCTCACCAGATATGTGATGAACTACTTGAGGACTCTTACAGACTACGGCGAGACCCTTAATGTGCTCCTTGATGACTGCGATGAAGGTGATTCCATTTCACTGTCTCCTGATATGAGTCCCACCACAGAAGAGGAGAACAAAAGCACTGATACTTCGGGCAGAATTTCCCCAATGCTTCGCCACTACCGGTCACTTGTTTCAACTCTGGAGTGCAACCTTGATGACAAGTCCAAATTATATAAGGATGCTTCCTTGCAACACATATTTTTGATGAACAATCTGCATTACATGGCTCAGAAGGTTAAGGGGGATGAACTGAGGCTCCTTTTTGGAGATGGGTGGATTAGGAAGTGCAATGGGAAATTTCAACAGCATGCAATGAACTACCAGAGAGCTAGTTGGAGTTCCATTCTTTCTTTGCTGAAAGAGGAGGGCATTCAAAATCCTGGTTCAAATTCCATCTCTAAAACCCTCCTTAAGGAAAGGCTCCGCAGCTTTTATCTTGCTTTCGAGGAGATTTATAAGAGCCAAACAACATGGTTGATTCCGGATCCTCAGCTTCGAGAAGATGTGCAAATCTCGACATCTCTGAATGTTGTCCAAGCTTACAGGACATTCGTGGGAAGACATTCCAACGACATAAGTGACAAGCTCATCAAGTACAGTGCTGATGATTTGCAGAATTACCTTTTGGATCTCTTTGAGGGATCCTCAAAATCATTACAGAATTCCAGCAGGAGGTGA